ACGTTCGTTTCTTGTCGTTATCCCAATAATAGGGTGGAGCGTATAGATTGGAAATCCGATCCGCCATCTTTACGATCCAAATTTCTCTCGGTTGTTTTTTGATTCTTTCTATGGAATCGATCATCTTCTTTTCTTTCTCGGGAATTTTTTCATCCTTTGAAAGAGCCAAAACCCCGTCCGCGACGTTCCTCCCAAATCTCGAAACGACTTCCTCGTATTTTAAATCCGTATCTTCGATCGTATCGTGGAGTATGCCGCAAAGGATCGCCAAATCGGCGTTTATCGTTTTATCAAATTGTAATGCGTTCGAAATTTCCAAAACGACACTTCCGATATGGGTCAGATATTCCACTTTTTCGTTTTGTTTGACGCCGCCGTATTTTTGTCCGTCATGCAAGCGAGAAGCCAATTCCCACGCTTCTTGAACACGATTAACAGACCATTGTTGATTCATAATTGAATAACAATTCAGATTCAAAAAATTGAACTAACATTTATTGCGAAATCAAAGCGGACCATATACACCGATCCGCGATTTAAGAATTTGAAATATATAGAGAGCGAAAAAAAAAGATCAGCCGGTTATGAGTTCCGGAACCACTTCTTTTTCGACTCTAAAATTTCTTACCAAAGAATTTAGAATAGCCGCGAGTTGTTTTAGAAAATCTCCGGTTGCGGTCAACTCTTCGGACTGTGCCGAAATTTCGTGAAACGCCGTGCTGACGAATTCAATGGATTCGTAAAGTCCTTTGATTTCAGTCGAACGGTCTACGATATTGCTCATGATAATCTCGCTCTGATCAGCGACCGATGTATTGAGGCGATTTAGACTTTCAATGAGGTTGGAGTAATGCGCGCTGTTCTCTCGGATTGAAATTTGAGTTTGCGCGAGGGTTCTAAATTCTTCCGTAAGATTTTTAAAAAAGTCTACCGTGGTTAGAACCGTAGACTTCCCGCGATAGACGGCGGATTGAATCTCTCCTAAAATTTCCGTGGCTTTTTTTGTACTTTCTTGTGTGCTGGATGCGAGTTTGTTGATTTCTTCCGCTACAACTCCGAAACCCTTTCCGGAATTACCGGACCGAGCGGCTTCGATAGACGCGTTGATCGAAAGCATTCCCAATTTTGCCGAGATGTCGTTTAACAATTTAACCAGACTTTCCACTTTTTTTGCGGAAGTCCCGATATCGTTTATATCAGCTTCCAGGTGATTTAATTCCTGAGTGCTAAGATTGATATTCTTCACGGAGCGTTCAGACTTTTCCGAACTTTCCTTGAGATCTAAATCGAATTGTTGAAAGCCGAAAACCAATTCGTTTAACATTTTCTTTGCTTTTTCCTCGATCGTTTTTTGTTCCATCGCAGAATTGGAAATTTTCTGAAACGAATCACGAAACGTATCGAAGATAGCGGTGACTTCTTCCAAACTCGCCGCTTGTTCCTGGATGTTTTGACTCATGTTTCCCCAGGCTGAGGAAATTTCGGAAGCCGAGTTTTCGAGTTCTCCCGATTTTTCTTTAATCGTAAAAATCATTTCCCCAAGGTTGGAAAGATATCGGTTCATTAAGAATGCGATTGCGCCGGCTTCGGTTCCGGAATCCACGTGAATCTTGCGCGTTAGATCTCCGCCGCCTTTTGAAAGATCTTTTAGCGAATGGATCAGATCGATCCAGCTCGAGCCCGCACCGTGCTCGCTGATGTTCAAACCTTTTTCTTCATAGTCTTCGTTGACTCGAATTCCGATCGTAATTCTTAAAATCCAAAAAAGGAGCAAGCCAAGTCCGAAGGCCCAGAGTGCGCAAGTTACAACTCCGATTGTTTGCGGAAATATTCGAATATCTTGATTTTTTGATAGAACAGGAAGTAATAACGTTCCAAGAATTCCGCAAACTCCGTGAACCGGGAACGCACCAACTACGTCGTCTAGTTTTAAAACTTTTTCCAAAAACCAAGCGGAAAGAACGACTGAGATTCCCGCGATCGCTCCTAAAAGAAGCGACGCGGACGGAACGAGTACGTGACAACCCGCGGTGACTGCGACGAGTCCGCCCAAAACGCCGTTCATACAATCTTCAACGGAGGCGACTCTGTATAAGACCCAAGAAACTGAAATCGCAAGAATTCCTCCCGCGCTCGCGGAGAGGCTTGTATTGAGAATGATCAGAGGAA
This is a stretch of genomic DNA from Leptospira tipperaryensis. It encodes these proteins:
- the amt gene encoding ammonium transporter — protein: MKQVKNHLKKKSLLLVLFLLGIQIPLFADSPAQELSKTADPIWLIICAALVFFMQAGFLMLETGLSRLKNTINVAVKNLMDYIVGTVAFFCIGFGLMFGYSNDGWIGTNHFFLEGLKSGKEFAFFLFQVAFMGTAATIVSGAVAERIKFSAYLVVSVLVSVFIYPVFGHWTWGGGWIAKLGFVDFAGSTVVHSLGGWISLAGVIVLGARKDKFKEDGSPRKIHGHNLTFSVLGVFILWFGWFGFNGGSTLSFSEDVPLIILNTSLSASAGGILAISVSWVLYRVASVEDCMNGVLGGLVAVTAGCHVLVPSASLLLGAIAGISVVLSAWFLEKVLKLDDVVGAFPVHGVCGILGTLLLPVLSKNQDIRIFPQTIGVVTCALWAFGLGLLLFWILRITIGIRVNEDYEEKGLNISEHGAGSSWIDLIHSLKDLSKGGGDLTRKIHVDSGTEAGAIAFLMNRYLSNLGEMIFTIKEKSGELENSASEISSAWGNMSQNIQEQAASLEEVTAIFDTFRDSFQKISNSAMEQKTIEEKAKKMLNELVFGFQQFDLDLKESSEKSERSVKNINLSTQELNHLEADINDIGTSAKKVESLVKLLNDISAKLGMLSINASIEAARSGNSGKGFGVVAEEINKLASSTQESTKKATEILGEIQSAVYRGKSTVLTTVDFFKNLTEEFRTLAQTQISIRENSAHYSNLIESLNRLNTSVADQSEIIMSNIVDRSTEIKGLYESIEFVSTAFHEISAQSEELTATGDFLKQLAAILNSLVRNFRVEKEVVPELITG
- a CDS encoding HD domain-containing protein; its protein translation is MNQQWSVNRVQEAWELASRLHDGQKYGGVKQNEKVEYLTHIGSVVLEISNALQFDKTINADLAILCGILHDTIEDTDLKYEEVVSRFGRNVADGVLALSKDEKIPEKEKKMIDSIERIKKQPREIWIVKMADRISNLYAPPYYWDNDKKRTYQRESLFIYDGLKSADSYIANRLKQKIEDYDRYIEKEKP